The following are from one region of the Sandaracinus amylolyticus genome:
- a CDS encoding BON domain-containing protein, with the protein MVERDRRYGWGEDRERWGRDRDERRGGFSREHDEEHRERGAYFQRARDEDWRGASSDWGGREDEWRGRDYGSYERGMTRRDEDWRGRDYGRDDEHGGYGRTGLGERGGWGGSHATGGYGAGQRDAGTTGMGLGGRTSTFGTPGGFGYSSSYGTSGGYGGYGRTTGGYGTSGYGTSGYGRGEQRDWERERGMGAWERDRDRDRWERDRDRDREEGGFFQRMGEGIRNAFGLGERDRERGPFFGKGPKGYKRSDERVREEVSEVIARQGWIDASEVEVKVVNGEVTLTGTVSDREHKRRLEQMIEDVHGVDDVRNELRVRRTELHTQTGTASSTTTSDTSEPGTRGRNARSS; encoded by the coding sequence ATGGTGGAGCGCGATCGTCGGTACGGATGGGGCGAGGACCGTGAGCGCTGGGGGCGCGACCGCGACGAGCGTCGCGGCGGATTCTCGCGCGAGCACGACGAAGAGCATCGCGAGCGCGGCGCGTACTTCCAGCGTGCGCGCGACGAGGACTGGCGTGGGGCCTCGAGCGACTGGGGCGGTCGCGAGGACGAGTGGCGCGGTCGCGACTACGGCAGCTACGAGCGCGGGATGACTCGTCGCGACGAGGACTGGCGCGGTCGCGACTACGGGCGCGACGACGAGCACGGCGGATACGGCCGCACCGGGCTCGGCGAGCGCGGCGGATGGGGCGGCTCGCACGCGACGGGCGGATACGGCGCGGGCCAGCGCGACGCCGGCACGACGGGGATGGGCCTGGGCGGTCGCACCAGCACGTTCGGCACGCCGGGCGGCTTCGGCTACTCGAGCAGCTACGGAACGAGCGGTGGGTACGGCGGGTACGGGCGCACGACCGGCGGCTACGGCACGAGCGGCTATGGCACCAGCGGCTATGGCCGCGGTGAGCAGCGCGACTGGGAGCGGGAGCGCGGCATGGGCGCGTGGGAGCGCGATCGTGATCGCGATCGATGGGAGCGCGATCGTGATCGTGATCGCGAAGAGGGCGGCTTCTTCCAGCGCATGGGCGAAGGCATCCGCAACGCGTTCGGGCTCGGTGAGCGCGATCGCGAGCGCGGGCCGTTCTTCGGCAAGGGCCCGAAGGGCTACAAGCGCAGCGACGAGCGCGTGCGCGAGGAGGTCTCGGAGGTCATCGCGCGCCAGGGCTGGATCGACGCGAGCGAGGTCGAGGTGAAGGTGGTGAACGGAGAGGTGACGCTCACCGGCACCGTGTCCGACCGCGAGCACAAGCGCCGGCTCGAGCAGATGATCGAGGACGTGCACGGCGTCGACGACGTGCGCAACGAGCTCCGCGTGCGGCGCACCGAGCTGCACACGCAGACGGGGACTGCATCGTCGACGACGACCAGCGACACGAGCGAGCCGGGCACGCGCGGTCGCAACGCGCGCTCGTCCTGA
- a CDS encoding dodecin family protein has translation MRQDWGTNGYGGDWRFQQYGREDDRSMGSRGREMERGREMERGRGGGWMRDDDQRERGGFGFGMRDREEWRSGNGRSEGWGYEGRERMRGDDEVRLERGEAPIVKVIEVVAQSPHSWEDATRRAVAEASRTIDDIKSIYVKDMQAIVANGRIVEFRLVAKISFAVHEHMRHRRSREGRRDFA, from the coding sequence ATGCGTCAGGACTGGGGAACGAACGGGTACGGCGGCGACTGGCGCTTCCAGCAGTACGGACGCGAGGACGACCGCTCGATGGGGTCGCGCGGTCGCGAGATGGAGCGCGGTCGCGAGATGGAGCGCGGTCGCGGCGGCGGCTGGATGCGCGACGACGACCAGCGCGAGCGCGGCGGCTTCGGCTTCGGCATGCGCGACCGCGAGGAGTGGCGCTCGGGCAATGGCCGCAGCGAGGGCTGGGGCTACGAAGGTCGCGAGCGCATGCGGGGCGACGACGAGGTGCGCCTCGAGCGCGGCGAGGCCCCGATCGTGAAGGTGATCGAGGTCGTCGCGCAGTCGCCGCACTCCTGGGAGGACGCGACGCGGCGGGCGGTCGCGGAGGCGAGCCGGACGATCGACGACATCAAGTCGATCTACGTGAAGGACATGCAGGCGATCGTGGCGAACGGCCGCATCGTCGAGTTCCGCCTCGTCGCGAAGATCTCCTTCGCGGTCCACGAGCACATGCGCCATCGCCGCTCGCGCGAGGGTCGGCGCGACTTCGCGTGA